One segment of Rhodothermus profundi DNA contains the following:
- a CDS encoding GWxTD domain-containing protein, with translation MGWSLVLIGLLMLPSPTQAQTDSLEALYVQGTSLARKGRYQQAVPLLYRVFRQDPAYVDDQGYSVAYWLGLALKKADREDEALAVWSQGLSALHRSNRFDPLAADAYIHTVFEEDYETQYLRASWAYLELLRSLDTPTLNAEARKVVDRHVAQMEFLLPPSLRDQVRPDRRKPAVSGMGEKLVVWWQAQDPVISTPQNERLIEHLQRVIYAEKHYATNRRRSRLDDRGIVYVRLGPPKFTSKIHMQDRGINKSTMSPYRSGLDLNPNEFWSYRHIDPLLYYLFVEKDGYYQIGLPSDLVPQSLLHSSYFQYRWAALLETWQIIYGQLALLHPDFVKQSIEVDNMITGITGRANPDNFVMMRRMHFKRQEQISAAQRDRIAPAVFSAAAYDNVENMPVEARVARFLDQTTGKTRIEVFWGHNPVAVSPGSQGRRILREQGYADSGHYLIDLYAMTRTADYQLGDFQRQRYTLSSTDPTLSIQTVTLQGAAPIFHVALQWDVYATEPLGDGQYQLGPRFKMGTFRIDTLQALSADPAQLEMSDLVPVLRGVFPENPDSLVRYPFLAITSETKLGLRFEVYHLQFGPDDRTHYTVEYAVIREKGGRDETVVAARTEYTGQSRTAQEYIEVDLQQIPERGHIRVRVTVTDQQSGQQVAREISFNLIS, from the coding sequence ATGGGCTGGTCGCTGGTACTGATCGGGTTGCTGATGCTACCCTCCCCGACCCAGGCGCAGACGGATTCACTGGAGGCGCTTTACGTGCAGGGCACTTCGCTGGCGCGAAAGGGACGATACCAACAAGCTGTTCCGCTTCTGTACCGCGTCTTTCGCCAGGATCCGGCCTATGTAGATGATCAGGGCTACTCTGTGGCATATTGGCTGGGCCTTGCCCTCAAGAAAGCCGATCGCGAAGATGAAGCGCTTGCAGTATGGAGTCAGGGACTGAGTGCTCTGCATCGTAGCAATCGCTTTGATCCGCTGGCGGCCGACGCGTACATTCATACCGTCTTTGAAGAAGATTATGAGACCCAGTACTTGCGGGCTTCATGGGCCTACCTGGAACTGCTGCGAAGCCTTGACACACCTACGCTGAATGCAGAAGCGCGCAAAGTAGTCGACCGCCATGTTGCCCAGATGGAATTTCTCTTACCCCCTTCGTTGCGCGACCAGGTCCGTCCCGACCGACGTAAGCCGGCCGTCTCGGGCATGGGCGAAAAGCTGGTGGTCTGGTGGCAGGCTCAGGATCCCGTTATCTCAACGCCCCAGAACGAACGCCTGATTGAGCATCTCCAGCGTGTTATTTATGCTGAAAAGCACTATGCCACCAATCGTCGGCGTTCGCGTCTGGACGACCGTGGCATTGTGTACGTGCGGCTTGGCCCGCCGAAGTTCACTTCGAAGATTCACATGCAGGACCGGGGGATTAATAAGAGCACCATGTCCCCCTATCGCAGCGGCCTGGATCTAAATCCCAATGAGTTCTGGTCGTACCGCCACATCGACCCGCTCCTTTACTACCTGTTTGTAGAGAAAGACGGCTACTACCAGATTGGCCTGCCGTCGGACCTGGTTCCCCAGAGCCTGCTCCACTCCTCCTATTTCCAGTATCGCTGGGCAGCCCTGCTGGAGACCTGGCAGATCATTTACGGACAACTGGCCCTGCTGCATCCCGACTTTGTCAAGCAGAGCATTGAAGTAGATAACATGATCACGGGCATTACGGGCCGGGCCAATCCGGATAACTTTGTCATGATGCGCCGCATGCATTTCAAGCGGCAGGAGCAGATTTCAGCGGCTCAGCGTGACCGGATCGCCCCGGCTGTTTTCTCGGCAGCTGCCTATGACAACGTGGAGAACATGCCCGTAGAAGCCCGCGTGGCTCGTTTTCTGGACCAGACCACTGGCAAAACGCGGATCGAAGTTTTCTGGGGGCATAATCCCGTGGCGGTATCGCCGGGCAGTCAGGGGCGTCGCATCTTGCGGGAGCAGGGCTATGCGGACAGTGGGCATTATCTGATCGACCTGTATGCCATGACGCGCACGGCTGATTATCAGCTGGGCGACTTTCAGCGGCAACGCTATACCCTTTCTTCTACCGATCCCACCCTCTCCATCCAGACGGTTACTCTGCAGGGAGCTGCTCCCATCTTCCACGTGGCCCTACAGTGGGACGTGTACGCCACCGAGCCGCTGGGCGATGGCCAGTACCAGTTAGGGCCGCGCTTCAAGATGGGCACTTTCCGGATAGACACCCTGCAGGCGCTGAGTGCCGACCCGGCCCAGCTCGAGATGAGTGATCTGGTGCCCGTGCTGCGAGGCGTTTTTCCGGAAAACCCGGACAGCCTCGTTCGCTATCCTTTCCTGGCCATAACCTCTGAGACTAAACTGGGCCTTCGGTTTGAAGTCTATCATCTGCAATTTGGCCCGGACGACCGTACCCATTACACGGTGGAGTATGCCGTCATCCGCGAAAAAGGCGGGCGTGACGAAACGGTAGTGGCCGCCCGTACGGAATACACTGGCCAGAGTCGGACGGCGCAGGAATACATTGAAGTTGATCTACAACAGATACCAGAGCGCGGGCATATTCGGGTGCGCGTAACGGTTACGGACCAGCAGAGCGGTCAGCAGGTGGCGCGGGAGATCAGCTTTAATCTTATTTCTTGA
- a CDS encoding RagB/SusD family nutrient uptake outer membrane protein: MIKQRLRWILAVPVLTAFLWGCADLSVQNLNEPDAERVLATPEDVKNILAGGFLTWWQANQGYPGMGPALITMADQTTSSWGNFSMKDLSSEPRVALNNNSTYRYASTHLRPWQRLYSALSIANDVLRRLDEGLIINSPEETQMVRTAAKLLQGLCLSSLSLFYDRAFIVDENTDVATLEFPANSNYKDVAAAAIAALLEAAQLAQNMAVPFPDNYFNGLDLDGEKVAQLAHTMVARTMMLSARTPQENAQTDWNAVLAHAEQGISGWDFAPQGDQDQWWDLIKAYMQRPGWSQADLELLGMDPNLLPALQQWLATPLQDRTPAPFEARLDEVSPADARIPSKGGATAYFVYESGSPFRANRGTYHFSRWRHIREGHLDFLGPMRYATETENDLMIAEALIRTGGDKARAAQLINKTRVNNGGLPALTGSESDQELLEALMYERRIEIGWTAAGIGFCDRRRFDYPGPAHYDNDPSKPGIFQHKPGTLRHFPVPGAELEVLQQPIYTFGGAAGEMKKAPDWNNDRELLTEWVNALREHLNTFGRPVSVQEFLSMVDTQ; the protein is encoded by the coding sequence ATGATTAAGCAGAGATTGCGCTGGATTCTGGCGGTGCCGGTGCTCACCGCCTTCCTCTGGGGCTGTGCGGATCTGAGCGTGCAGAACCTGAACGAGCCAGACGCTGAGCGCGTGCTGGCCACCCCGGAGGACGTCAAAAACATCCTGGCCGGTGGCTTCCTGACGTGGTGGCAGGCCAACCAGGGCTACCCGGGCATGGGACCGGCCCTGATTACGATGGCTGACCAGACGACTTCCTCCTGGGGTAACTTCTCCATGAAGGACCTGTCCTCGGAGCCCCGGGTAGCGCTCAACAATAACTCCACCTATCGGTATGCCTCCACGCACCTGAGGCCCTGGCAGCGGTTGTATTCAGCCCTTTCCATCGCCAACGACGTGCTGCGGCGGCTGGACGAGGGGCTAATTATCAACAGCCCGGAAGAAACACAGATGGTGCGGACGGCGGCCAAGCTGCTGCAGGGCCTCTGCTTGAGCTCGCTGTCGCTGTTCTACGACCGGGCCTTCATCGTGGACGAAAACACGGATGTGGCGACCCTGGAGTTTCCTGCAAACTCCAATTATAAAGATGTCGCGGCGGCAGCGATTGCTGCGCTTCTAGAGGCGGCACAGCTTGCCCAGAACATGGCCGTCCCCTTCCCGGACAACTATTTCAATGGCCTTGATCTGGACGGGGAAAAGGTCGCCCAGTTGGCCCACACGATGGTGGCCCGGACCATGATGCTGTCGGCCCGCACGCCGCAGGAGAATGCCCAGACCGACTGGAATGCCGTGCTGGCTCATGCCGAGCAGGGCATCTCGGGCTGGGACTTCGCGCCCCAGGGTGACCAGGACCAGTGGTGGGACCTGATCAAGGCGTACATGCAGCGTCCGGGCTGGTCGCAGGCAGACCTCGAGCTGCTGGGCATGGACCCCAACCTGCTGCCTGCCCTCCAGCAGTGGCTGGCTACGCCGTTGCAGGATCGGACGCCGGCGCCCTTTGAGGCTCGGCTGGATGAGGTATCTCCTGCCGACGCGCGTATTCCCAGCAAAGGAGGCGCCACGGCGTACTTCGTCTATGAATCCGGCTCGCCCTTCCGCGCTAACCGTGGTACTTACCACTTCAGCCGCTGGCGCCACATTCGGGAAGGCCACCTGGACTTCCTCGGGCCCATGCGCTACGCCACCGAGACGGAAAATGACCTGATGATCGCCGAAGCCCTGATCCGGACAGGTGGCGACAAGGCCCGTGCGGCGCAGTTGATCAACAAGACCCGTGTGAACAACGGTGGGCTTCCCGCGCTGACGGGCAGCGAGTCGGATCAGGAGCTGCTGGAAGCGCTCATGTATGAGCGCCGCATCGAAATCGGCTGGACGGCCGCAGGCATCGGCTTCTGCGACCGGCGCCGTTTCGACTATCCGGGACCGGCGCACTACGACAACGATCCGTCCAAGCCGGGCATCTTCCAGCACAAGCCGGGAACGCTGCGCCACTTCCCGGTGCCCGGTGCTGAGTTGGAAGTGCTGCAGCAGCCGATTTACACCTTCGGTGGCGCGGCTGGCGAAATGAAGAAGGCGCCCGACTGGAACAACGACCGCGAGCTCCTGACCGAATGGGTGAACGCCCTGCGTGAACACTTGAACACGTTCGGGCGCCCGGTCTCGGTGCAGGAATTCCTGTCGATGGTCGACACGCAGTAA